TATTCTTCATTCATTGTAGaatcacaaaattttcattgaaataaagtaTCATAATTCTCAAAACTTAGATAATGGAGTACTCTAATATATGTTCCTTCAGTAATATCAATATGCTAAAATCTGTTAATACAATTCATTATCTATAATTTGATGAGATTCAAAGTAGTCAAGAATCAAGATGACGTGAAATGAAGTAAAAACTTCAACaagaaaaattgtgtttaaaCATTAAATGCTGATAAAACATGTACTCTAATCAAGAATTATTAGCAAAATTGCAGTTACCCACGGAGAGAGTTGGACTAAACCAAAAAGAATAGGAACAAAGGGAGAAAGGTAGGTGGCATTAGCGGTTTGAATGCTAACCTTGGCTAACCAGAATAACTCGTCAtcatcaaaacaaatattataacCACCACCACCCCTCTTCCTCCAAAAAGCGGGTAGGTAGGTGATTTATAGCAGCAAGACAGGAAAATTATTCTGATTGTCTTCATGGGAGCTGAGTGGTAGACCCAAGGCATTGTACCCGTCATCCTAACATGATTTCTCATTCACCTAGAAACCCCACTTACAACCCAGCTACACGAATGGCCAATATAAGCAGTGCAAAGAAAGAAACCAcagaaatttaaaacaaaaagaatgatTATAAACGAGGAACAAAATTGCAAACCTTAATCAGAATGGCATCAACAAAAGGGATAGACACAAGCATATCACTTCCAAAATAGTTCATTTTCTTACTCTCGAGCAAGCTAGCAACGATATCAATATGTGGGAGGTCAAACACCGTGCACTGTACCTGAAGGAATGCCTTGGAAATAATCGCTGCCACTATTCCAGAACCACACCCTATGTCAACAGTTTAACCCTAATCCTAAAAATTTGGCATAAATGTCCTTATGCACCAAGTTCATTGGTCAAGAATTACTAGccatcacttcatttaaaacaTTGTTATATTCAGGTTTTGGTTACAATAGTCACATAAGCAGCCCACCCCACGCTCATTAGTAAAACTAGGCGGAGAAGAGTAACTGGATGTCCATAATTCTGGGATCAAGTCTGGCATGCTAATCTGTACTGCACGTTTAAGTGACATTAGTTTTATGCAGTTCAATTCACGTCTGAGAATTGATCTGTAACAACTAAATCCCTGGCTATGAACAAGATATATCAACAATGTATATGCCTACCAGTTCCAAATAGGTCCTGATAAATTGCAGTCCAGCAAGTTCTTATTTACATCGCTGCAGTTGCAGCAGATAGGAGATTGACAGTATTAGATATATCAACATTTTACACATGGAATAACTTCAtttacaaaacaaacaaacatgagaGAAGACAATGATGCTTGAGACAGACTCTAGACCaacccaaacaaacaaattatttaGGCTGTCCAGTTGCAAATTCGAACTTTCCATCACAATAGTCGTGGAAAACAGAGTAAGCTCATCTATTACAAATCCATGAAATCAAATACACTCAATTTGcataaacaaagaaataatCAACACCAACTGccataaacatcacaataaggCCTGCACAGCAACCTCACCAAAGCATAATAATAAGCATGACACAAATTAGTTCTAATCCAGAGGAACCAAAAGCACAAACTTcctttttttgaataattcaaCATTTGCTTTACTAAAGCATAAATCACAAGTTAATCCAAAGCAACAAAATATTTAACTGCATTGTCcataattaacatttttttaaatgtctaaaattaaaattagcaAAATTAAACAGAAACCATTAATTTCCATTAGTGCAAATGACTACACTACAAAACATTCATGGCTTCAAATGCAGCCTCAACTACGTTCAAACATAACCATCTAAACCCTAAGAAACAAAGCAAGACCACAACACAGATCTGACACCCCATTCCAACCGAAAATCTTTTATCTACACAACCTCCTTCACTCTAAGCACGCTCACCCCTGATCCTCCTAGCTAGCTGAATGTCCTTGGGCATGATGGTGACTCTCTTAGCATGAATAGCGCAGAGATTGGTGTCCTCAAAGAGTCCCACAAGGTAAGCCTCGGCGGCCTCTTGTAGAGCAGCCACGGCGGAGCTCTGGAATCGGAGATCGGTCTTGAAATCCTGAGCGATTTCACGAACCAATCGCTGGAATGGGAGCTTTCGGATCAGGAGCTCTGTACTCTTCTGGTACTTACGGATCTCACGGAGAGCAACGGTCCCTGGCCTGAACCTGTGGGGCTTCTTCACTCCTCCGGTGGCCGGAGCGGACTTCCGGGCGGCCTTGGTGGCCAATTGCTTCCTCGGTGCCTTGCCACCAGTGGATTTGCGAGCGGTTTGCTTGGTACGAGCCATTGGAGTTGGAgaattagggttagggtttcgGAGATTGAAACTATgaattggatttgaatttgaaattttgtgaaTGAGTGAGAGAAATGGGATTGGAGGGAGGGGATTTATACGAAGAGATTGAAATTTTGGGAGGGAGCGGAGGTCGATCGTGGACGTTGATTTGCTAAGAATTATCGACGGTTGTGGTTTGTTATTGGGGTTTTAGTGCGGCACGGATCGATGACGTGGCAGAGAGAGGGGAATGAAATTTCAAACCATATTTATTGAAGGCGGGAATTTTTcgtttttggtttttgagaaAGTGTGCGTCGCGGGGAAGAGAAGGATCGTGGCCGTTTATTTTTAATGTCATCGACGGCTGTTGATAATTTAGAGGGCTTTAGTGCGGATCGATGACATGGCTGGATAGTTGGCTGGCCATGGGTCATTTCATGCTCAGTATACCTGGCTGACGTGTAGGTTTCAGTTTTTAAACGAGAACACCGATTAATTCCAGATTACCGGAGTTGAGAGAATATGAACACGTGTCTGCGTCATATTAGCTCAATGTGCTGTAGTGCTAGAACTAACCTTTACCGTTTTATGtaattgtaaaatgttttactcaaatattttcagtatttaattatatttgtttaactgtaaaattttgtaaaacttgAAAGAAATAATTCATCaactgtaaatttttttgtaaaatattgtaaaaaaattgataaaatattttacaaaaatacacCATTCTCCCTCCTCCTCTCCCATCAAGTGGCTAGGTCATTGGTTTAGTAattgttgatgctcattttgggaAAGCTCAGCAGCAGAAAGAAGCTCAATCATATGGGCAAGAAAAGAGTTAAtggattgagaaaaaaaaactcatcaagtCCGAATGACAGGAATGATGGGTCTTAGACCCATAAAGTAAACAAATATGCCTTAGAAAAGCAAATGGGTCAACGGGAGCCCAAAGGAAGAAGCAGTAAACCCATAAGCATTATGTGATCTAGAAAAGCGAGAATGAGCCATAGCAAGCAGGATATAACGAAGTAAGAAAGTAAGGGGTTTGTCGAAAACCCATGAATCCCAAGGatgaagaatataataattGAGTTAAGGAAGCCTAATAGGAGTTAGTAGAATCCCATGGGAATGTGGAGTTAGAAATGGGCTGAGGACGCCCAAGGAAGGAAAATGGGCCGAAGATGCCCAACAATGAAAAAAGGGGCCAAAGGAGCCAACAAGCAATGTAATGGGTCTAGGAAGCCCAAAGTAGCACAAGTATGAATCAAATGATCATATTGGGTCAttgaaactaattaggaaaagaACATGCAGTGGGCCCAAAAGAGGCCCAGCAGGCGCGGGTCAAATAGCACCATAACAAGAATGGCAAGGTGGTATGGTATGAATGACAACAAGATTACGGAAGGATCAAAGAATGGGCTCAAAAGGGATGAACTCGCAAACAAGTAAAGGCCAGCCCTTGAATGGAGCAAGCCAACAAATAATGGATAATCAGAAGACAGTTCATGCCATAAGAGGTTAAGGATGAGCAGCAAAATGCACAGATGAACCTTCAGACCATGGCAAACCCATGAGCAGTAGACAAGCTTTTGATGTACACAGAAGAGGAGCATGTGCAAAGCCCAGACACCACCAACCTGTGCCTAGCCAATACaggagtggtgggtcatgggtcaaagGTAAGAAGAAGTATGGTTtggcggtggggagaagggaaaaacctattctggggttcccgctcaaactcttttgggaaaaatgtcctgctaggatgacataccaccgaaaagagggaggatgagggtgcatgccatgagggataaCAAGAGAGAATACCCACgagttttctttgtttggtaaTGGGTAGTGGCACCACTAGCACAAGCAAGTGGTGGTGCCTGGAAAGCTGACAAACTAGTGAGTAATTGGGAAGGACACCCAAATCCAGACAAAAGTAGTTAAGGGCTAAAAGGGTAAAAACCAGTCATGACAGGCAGTATATATAGGGCTCTTGCCATGCACAGTGGGAATCAACATAATCACAATAGTAGCAATCACTAGGAGAGAATCACAATATCACCATCACCACAACACTACACGAGTAAACactaagaaataaaagaaaaacgaGAATTAGAGAATAAGGAAGAAAAACAGAGAGTGTAATACAGCAGGCATGCACTAGTAGgctaatcccttctctccccTTAAAAGGCCTATTCTCTATTGAGGAAAAAAGATTCTTCTGGGCACAAACTATTCAGGTCTGTTCTCTCAAAGTGAGTAATTTTTGTGGTAGGATTCTCTTGAGAGGTTATTCACATTGAGGAAGTGGTTCCCTCCTTGGATTTAATCCCGTAACATGATTTAATATGACAGACTAACCTTTAACTTCTTTGATTTAATTACCATTATTATTTCCCTCTTTATTTATGTCATTCCTTTTACGACGCGTCTCCTGTTGTTGCGttcttcattttaattaaagatCCTTTATTTACCTTGTCCAACAGCaaacatgttttctttttttttattctattacatTCCGCCTGCCATAGCTCTATTGTAACAGCTATgcctgccatgggcatgtgatcatAGTTtctataaggaaaaaaaaaggcatagtTTGTACACAAGCCAAGCCAAAGTGAGTTGAAATTGGACCGGTCCTAACTCTCCTACCTAGAATACTTAAGCCTCAAAACAACAGGAGGCAGCCCAgtccaaaatcacaaaaaaaaagccCACCACAGCAGCCAATGTAAGTGATTTGGTCATTGGATCTCTGGCACTAATAGCTGAACTATTGACTTTGGTGGGTTGTGCTTGACAAGTTCTACATATCACACCATAcaccttaaaatattttatatttaaaatgttttacaacaaaacaaatgatTCATAAGAAACTAAGGAGTTGTTTAGTAGTGTAACTAGAAAAAcagttttcaatgtttaaacaacattacacgtatttccatacactttttcacccatacgtatttccaaaaaatacaaacaacgttactagaataacgttaccaaacagaccctaacaCATATTTATACAAACAATATTTAGATTGAAACAATTCTCTTGCTCCCTGATCTTAAATCAGATCCGATGTATGCAGATTCACAACTCCCATAAATTAATGTTagaatattgattttttttttgagaataatgtTAAACTATTGATTAAATTCACTGTGGGGGCAGAATAGTCAAAATACGCTTTTGGGCCTGATTTAGAGGTATTAATCTGTCCGAGCAAAGCCTTGAAGTTTACGAGCAAGCTCTTGTTAGAAAGGTTGATGAGGTTGTCCAAGGAGGAGCATCTCCTCAGCCAAGTCAAGTGAAGATCGTAAGACACGTCATGGTGATTGGAAGAGAATTCTGAAAGGTTTGTTGGGTGAAGACATGTTCCACACAGCTATAGAGAGGAAGAACAAATGAGAAATGTCAGGGAaaaagctgctatcaccgcattaaagactttgcacctacccttctggccgcattaatggggaaatgacatctgaaaaGTATagatcagccttacagctgtTGTTTGGAGACTTCCAAAAGGcagtggatgggacaagtatctggatCATTGATTTGATctatacgtggaagatggaaggaagaaggaggatgatctaaagggaagagagagagattctaaGGGGGGGAcggagaagaaaagaaaaaaaaaaaaagaaaagaaagcactgtatacatcatcttcaattttaGTCTATTGTTTGGAGAAGGAAAGACAATATAagtcatcctcggcttacgtccgaggagaatttctgttattttttCCACTGATTGTGTAGATAGTGGCAATCTAGCCCATCATATTtgttgtccaatatccatataacctaggtttcaagcccacgctctacaaatttgattatatAAGGCTTTTTGAGCCTGAACCCACCACGCagttgggtccgggtacaaattgtgcacttacattcACCATTTCTTAATAATTTAGACTTTGGGAATAATCAAAATACGAATTAAAGAGTTTAGTTTCTATTTCCACTTTACCTcccaattaaaatattaaaaatctcaCGTAGTAGGTCTCACTTATTAAGAGGGAGCTTAAACTCACTAGTGAGGGAAAGTATtagaatattaattaaattcatccaACActtaaatgctaaaaattcCTTGTGTTGTGCCTCACTTACTTTGAAGGAATTTAGCCCCACATGTGAGGGGAAAAGAGTTAGAATATTTATTAAATGCACAATTTCttaataatttaagtttttgaaatAATCAGCAATTTAACAATAAAGTCCTGCAAATATATCCAAACTATAAACTAATGAATTAAATTTATAcgaattaagaaaataaagaaaaatgcaaatgcatcTCATGAGAAAAGCTTACAAAAGGAGAAACTCTTATGAGTGAGGAGATGGTCAGACCCATAACATATTTCACatgatgttatttatttttaaattgtccATTTGAATGTATCAAGCCATACAATTAAACAACCTATTGGTAACAacttttaaataaacaaattatattCAACAATATGAAAAGAGTATAAAAGAATTAtaagaattacaattttaaatttaagcaCGTACAATTACTAAGATAAAAAATTGGGCAAGAATTTGTTTTCCAATATTGCATCTCGACCTTACACGTACCAACAAGTAAGTTGAGAAGATGGTAGACCCAGGTAAGAGGAGTTGTGCCTTGTTGTGCTCAGCTGAAAGATTATGAGGATAATGGAGACAGTTTCTAATGTACTTTGCTAGTCACCGAGCACTACCTTGCGAAATATTGGTATTTTCCTAAAATGGTGCTACACGAGACCTTGGTTAGCACCTTGCTTGGACAGTACAACAAACGTGTATCTCTCTCATAAACATGGGGAAAAGACAGCCTACAACCATAGCTGGCATTTTCCTCTCACGTCCTTCCTCTTTCAGTTGATAGTCTGTCATCCAATAGGCAATCTTGTACTATCAATAGCTGTCCTTTAGGATTTGCAAGTGAAAAGAAAGCAATTTCTAAAGAAAGTTCGAGAGAGaatatcttgaaaaaaaaatgaaaggattCTTGTGTATTGATTAACTAAATAgatgtttaccaaaaaaaaaaaaaaaactaaatcgaTTACAAAGGATTTAGGATATTTATACAAGATTAGGctctaacaaatttttaaaagaatggTGCCAAACCCGCTCTGCCTATAACAAAATTTCTAATTGATGAAGTGCAAATTTGTCAGTCCAAGTAAAAGCGTCCAGATGGAACCAAACTTTCTTTCCTGTTGGTATGGAAGTGGTAAGGAAGCTTCTTTAGGGTGGTCACCAGTGTGGTGTCTGCCACAACATCTCCGATACCAAAGTCAGTATAAAGAAGATCTTTGGAAAgatagaacaaaaaataataataagtatttctgtgtgtatgtgttttctTCTATCTTCTGCTCGTGcttgtgagggctttatatatgcTTCTACAGCCCCTAGCCGTTGTGGCAGTTATTGTGGCTTTAATGCCTTTCTTAGTAACGTCTCATGATTAATGATGTGAGCTTTAATGGGCTCCCAATGGTCCGTACAACTGTCCCTGTAATCGTTCGAGGCATTTATTTAGACCACATTGAATGACTTCTTTTCCTTTGTCAGTGATGGGGCTTATATCGTCAATGACACTTGGTTACTTCGTCTGTCAACGCTACTTTGTTGATTTGGATGACTTCGTCCGGATAAGTTGAATTCGTCAATCCATCAGCTGCCCACTGATTCTGTGGTCGTCATGACGTGTCAATGACGGTCACAGGATTTGAAAGGTGCATGGATTGTAAATGACTCTTGAGATTTTGCTCCGCATTAACTGCATAGTGGCGG
The sequence above is drawn from the Castanea sativa cultivar Marrone di Chiusa Pesio chromosome 5, ASM4071231v1 genome and encodes:
- the LOC142636582 gene encoding histone H3.2, encoding MARTKQTARKSTGGKAPRKQLATKAARKSAPATGGVKKPHRFRPGTVALREIRKYQKSTELLIRKLPFQRLVREIAQDFKTDLRFQSSAVAALQEAAEAYLVGLFEDTNLCAIHAKRVTIMPKDIQLARRIRGERA